The following is a genomic window from Pyricularia oryzae 70-15 chromosome 5, whole genome shotgun sequence.
CGATCGTGCCTAGTCTATCTAAGCGAGTTCTGTTTAGTTTTGCTTATTTCAAGAGGTATTCCAAAGTAGTCTGCAATTTATCCCCCGATGGTACATAACCAAGGGATGTGTTGTAGGGCTAGATGTGTACCAGCCCTGCGGGGTTTTGCACCGAACCATCAAGAGGATCTAGCCCATGGTTGGCgataatctggctgttcggcTAGAGAGCAACTTTCCGTGAATGAGGCATTCCTGGCCGGGGGGGAAGCGGCTTCTTGGCGACGGCCTTGTTGAGCCTGGAggactttgttttttttttggaatccTCGGACGTCTTGCCGCCATTTCATGAAGATCTGGCCGACAGATGAGCCACGTGATGGCTACTACCGGTCAGGTCGTTGTGCCTGATCTGCAGAGAGGTGTAGACGGGGGATGGTCGGACGGCAGCCGAGGCCGCATGGATTTGCACCGGCAATCACAAATTCCAGAACCCATAAACGATAAAGCAAAACTAGCTCGAAGCCGGATGCCAATTGCAaacctgcctacctatcTGTAAATGGGACTTGCAGAATGTATCCTTCTTATTAGTTctagattttttttcttctttttgcggTTCGCGAAAGGTTTGGCTGCGGAGAACCCGTCGTAAAGAATTTTTATAGTGGATCATAGGGGGTTTACAGGGGATGCAgaaaaagcaagaaaaacaCCAATGGAAGCAATACACTTTTCCACCATGTGCTAATAAATGCCAGTATCTATTATCAGGCGATTTTTACGAGTTTTGAGCATCTTGTTTGGTCTCGTGGGGTGGCCTTTGGAAGAGAGCCAGAGTTGGTGTGATTTGCAGAGCTCACGCAATCTTGGCAAACTACGCTGTAGGTAGAGATTCCGTCAAGGAGCGCACGGATAGGATGTTTTTGGAGACAGGATGAAGACGCTAGCGCCCCCGTGGCCTGGCTTGGACGTAATCAAGCGCAAAGTGCCCGCACAGGCCGGCGTCTCCTTTTGTCACGTTTCTAGGCCCGGATGTGGGCTCCGTTCATCAGCCCTGTTGGGCGCGATGCTACataacgaacagcccccaagtagtaagcttttttttaTGGACACCTCGGCATGGAGCTTGTCGGCTGTTGGTGCTACCAAATATGCCTTCCCTGTGGGCGTCCGCCTTGATAGCTTGGCACATTTTCCTGGGTGTAAGCTGCAGCCAAAAGCCAAAGAAACAAGGATGTGATTACGTAGAGGTAGCACTTGGGCCAGAAGACATATCTTTGGTTGGAATCACGGGGCAGTAGTCGCACTAAGCAGGCGTATCCCGTTTTTGGCTCAAAATTAACGTATGAGTACCCGATTCATGACATGGGCGGTGATGTCCGGATCTTCATGCGACGAAAAAGATGGCAGGCAGACCTGAACCCCGGACTCCATGACATGCAAGGCGCAAGAACCGCAAAGCTTCGAGTGTGCAAGGCAGCCAGCCCCTGGCACCTCTGGCTGTGCGATTTGCATTTACGAGACAATTACAATAGCAATATCGGCGGTTTGCAATTCTGACTCGAAATAACAATAGAATCATCACTTGGACTACCAAGGACATGACTTGCACAACATACGTAATACGCACTATTATACAACTTTGTTTCGAACCAAAATAAAATGCTTGTATAAATAGGTACTTTATAATGATTCAACAAGAAGGAATGATGCTTAAAGGTTACTTCCGACTTTGACTTTAGGTCTGCTATCAAAACCAACTTGATCCACCGACTTTAATCTTCATTTCGGGTCTTTACCTTCGCAGCGTTTATAGTTTCTTTGAACCCCGTCAAGAAGACGACTAATCCACCCACTTTACCAACATTtgtttccaaaaaaaaaaaaaaaaaaaaaaaaggtcgccATCAGCCGGTTCCTCGCCTGCTCAATCTTTAGTCTTTACCACGGCCGCATTGGCTATTGTAAAACCCATGCCGCCTTCCCAGTGATTCTTTATACTGTGCAACGCGTGTCATCGTCATACTTTTTCAAAGTGGTTACAGTTTACGAGAATGGGACAAGTATACGCTTTGAATACTTGACCTATTAAACCGAATGTGGCATAAAGGGGAGCTAGGCGAGCAGTTAAAAAGGCATGTTTCATCTCAGAATATAATAAGCAAAGGTATAGCAAAACTTAAAAGTAAATATTATAATGACATGCAATGTACTGTGGCGTCTCCTAGCCCTCAAAAATGCCAAGTCCAAGGATGGTTTTCTTTGTTAACCTATTCAATCTTTTCACATATTATGATGCTATTATGATGTTTACATCATTGAGACAGCACCCCCTTTACTATGCTAGTGTGATCTTGGCTCTTTGTCGTAGTAGGGTCGTTAACCATGGTTGATGCGGACCTTGTAAGTCTACTTGGTCAACGATGAAGCTGTTTCGAGAAATAGCGTCCCCTTCTGCCCATATTTTGCAAGACCAGATTTCGAATATGAAGAATTTCAACCAAGTTCACTTCAGCAACGACGCCTCCATACATGTTGGAAGGAGCGTCCCCTGGCATTTGAAAGTAGATTTGTTTTGATCGAGTCTGCTTTTTCAACCACAAGTCCTCATCACATTCAAATACTCTTTGCCGTCCATGAGCATTTATCCCTGTGGCTGCCTTTTATGTCTTGGGCGGCTACATTCACCAACGGCGGCGAACGCCATCATTTTCCCAACGGTCAAAAGCCTGAACTGTACACGTTTTACGGTAAGAGTGGGGAAGTGAAATTCAAATAAAAAGTCAGAAGAGGAAACAGATTTTGTTTGGATAAACCTTGCAATAGTAATTATATTATTTTTCACAagatctcttttcttttgtacaTCAAGTCATACAACTCCTAGTCTCATATCGTAACACTTTTTCTTACAAATGGCCCTCAGCGCTTCTTGTCCATGTCGATAAGGTGCTGGTGTGGCTGGTTCGCCTCGTCGTGGACCTCCTTGACGTCCTCCAGCAGGTTGCTGACCGCCTGGCTCATCTCCTGGTAGGTCCTGCTGACGCCGCTCAGCCCCCAGTGGTGCGTGAGGCGGCTGCCGTAGTGGTTCCGGATCAGGAGGAGCTGGTTGCGAAAGGCTCTCGCCATCTTCTCGACGCCCGGACTGCCCGTCCTTTCCAGTGCCGCTATGTAGTTTTCGAGCGACCTGACCTGCATGGCTGTGCCTTCTTTGCTCAAGTtgtacttttttttatttttgtctaGAATCAGCAAAAGATTTATTTGATATtgttgaaagaaaaaaaaaaaagaaaaaagaaagaaagtaaTCAGCTTACATGAAAGGTTTTTCTCGCCATCCATTGATCGTATATTTTATTAACTATCGTGAGTACTGTGCCGGTGAGGAGATCAGCCAGTGCAATCTTGTCCTTTGGTTCCAAACCCATGAGACCTCCCGAAATTCCCTGGTACGGCCCCTCTCTAGGTATCGGCAGGGGTGCGGGCTTTGGTATAGGTTTTGGCTGGGCGATCGGTGAGCCTATTGTCGAGCTCATTAGCAAGCCCCAAACTGCAATAAATTTGATACGCATTGtggcttttgttttggtttgcTTTTGGTCACAGAGATAACAGAGACTTGATGTAAGTAGACTAGAAAATGCAAGATAATATGCCCAACTCGGCCAGGAACGAATGTGCTCAACAAAGAATAGCCGTTGGACACTAGACGATATAAAAAGATTAAAAAAGATGATCGGGCTATTCTATATTTTTATACTACCCGGTGGCAAAACACACACCAGGCTCTTTGTCTGTACAGCGAAAATACTCAAATTACAATAGCCATCTCACTTGGGTCAGGATCCCTCGTTGGGTAGATGCACGGGAGATCCGGATGCATTATGCGTAGGACGCCCTTGGATCCATGCTGCCCCTTTTCTTTAATATCTCAACAACTAAACCAATTGCAAACAAACTTTCTTTTGTatcaaaaagacaaacaaacAGTACAGCACTTTGCACGAGCCGCTAGTTGATTTGTGTCGTCAGAACAACTACGCGTAGACGTGTTTAAACCTGTATAAACATGCATGCACATGCATACACAAACCATTTCTCAAGTGCATATTCTTGTTACGTCAAAGTTAAACTGACATGTTCCTGGGACTACTCACAAGAGCTATAACCTGGGCAATTCCAACAATCTATTACACAATCTGCTCCCTCGAGAACATAGGCACAACTGGCAATCCTTgatatatttttttatttcttttacgCTGGACCCGAGAAATAGGCTATGCAGAAATGATCATGGTTGATCACGTCGAGGGTCAAGGGGATCACACACAATCGGCGATCGGGCAACGCCGCCAAGGGGAGGGAGGTGCGATTATTTTCAACGGCCAATAATACATTGATAAAATCCCTCTTGCATTATTCAAAGGACTCAAAAGAGCTCTGACTCAGAAGCTGCAACTAGAACTGATGGACCAAGCCATTGAGGTGCTGAACATGGACAAACGTGGAAGCTGATGGCATTTTGCCCCTTGTCTAGGGCTTTATGTTTAAATCTTGCCCAACAAACATGTTTGCATTTTTTCCCCCCAGGCATTGAGTCCAGGTATAGCAATGAATCGTATACCTTCTTGTATGATCTTCCATATCGCAAATCACATGGCACCCCCCTTGTCTAAAAACACGGCTGTGGTGATTAATTCTGTCTTCCATTTTCCCCCCACGTCGGCTGCCTTTTGCCGCGATGGTTACTCTGTCGGTTTCTCCGAAGAGAATTTACGTCGTAACAAAATGGTGACGTTTGCCGTCGTCGTAaattaaaaagaaaaaggtggATCATGCCCAACAAGACAAACCTGGTTGGCAGGCATGATTTAAATGTCTTTTTACTATTTACTTTGATTGAAATGGAAGCTGTAAGCGTTATTTAAATGGTCATATGTTGTAATTGTTGCCCCGAAAATGCCGCAATTTGATTGCTGCGCATAATGTTCTTCCAACCTTGGAAATGGCTGTCGACACCGTCTACTACCGGCTTTCCTATGATCTGAGCCTTGCAGGACCGGTATACAACATGGCATTCTAGGTTGGTCGCCAAAATTAACAAAAGCTTAGACCTCTGGGGAGGACAGCGTTGCAAGCTGTGGCTGAACCTTGACTGTCTGTAAACTCTAcacagaaaagagaaaaataaaaataaaataaaagtaaaaggaaaaaaaaatgctaaAGATATGCCTGGCCGAGTGCAATCTCCATGTCCTCGACCTTCTGGACACTGGTTCAAATATCATGGGCTGCATGTCTTGGAATGGGTTCATGACGACACTGTTTCTCACCATACATGTCGGTCAATAGCCGCATTTCGCGTTCGGCGTCACCTTTAAGGGGGCAGCATTTTTGCAAAAAGACACGCCTGTGGGTTCAGCTCTGAGTTTGCGCACGAAACAAAAAGACGTAAAGCCCGATTTTTTTCCTCCGGCTCCGGTGGGCACCACTGAGCTTTTTCGGCAGTGGCGGCCGGGCCGTTTCACTGGGCCATGTAATACCATTTTTGGGTTGAGGActtgtcccttttttttcgttagtCTTTTTTGGCCAGCAGATCCAGACCGTTTTGGATGCCGGGATGCTGGGCAAGATAAGAGCTAGAGTTTTCAGTTTTGTTGAGACGTTTTGCCCTCGGTCCATCCAaacaaaaagccttgggGTGTCCAACACCGGCCATCCGCACATCGATATGGATGATGCCTGTgagggaaaaagaaacaggtGGCTCAAGGTCCCGAGAAGGGATGAACGTTTTATAAAGGCTGATATCCCCAGCAAGAAGAGACATTTGACGATAATGACGTACGGGGGGTTGCAGCACGGAGAGGACATGTTGCCGAGCTGGCCGTTGAATCCGATTCTttccattcttttttttcgggggAAAGCCCTTCTTGTGGTCTTGAACGGGCAGCTAGACAGTGCGGCTGTATCTCTGGTTCCGAATGATGATGGAAGGGGCCGAGTTTCTCGTCATCTGGGCGCTTTTTGTCTTGACCAAGACTACCTAATTCACCAAAAAAGGTCTCGCCTCGCACAAATACAGCGGAGATCTCGGAGTATCTGGTGCGACATTGAAGTCGATACGGGCAAAGCTGGCCGCCTGGAATCCAATAAAAAGCCTCGCCTGATCTGGCAGGATACCTACCATCTTTCAGGTTGTGGTTTCACGACTTTGATGCGGCTTGTCCcgccaaaaaaagaccaaaaagACACATGCAATCCACCCTGTCCCGATTAGGCATGTACAGCGCGCAATAAAAGCATGTGAGAATTTTCGTTGTGCTGCTTTGGAAGACTATACGGCAAGTACAGTccggccgaaaaaaaaaggaaagaacgCACAGTAGGGTTTTCCTCCTAATCATCTGGTTTTTGGGCAAGCCGACGGTATTGTGCATCGGCATGCAGTAGAAAGAGAAGaataagaagaagaaaaagcgcTCTCGAACGGATATTGATGTTTGGCATTCTGATATCCATGGTGGTTCGCGATCAAATAAACGATTATGGATAGCGGGAATCACCAAAAACTACCTGTAGACTAGCATGTGTCCTGCAGTGAGACGGGCCACAGTCCTTCTTTCCCAGTCTCGGCGATGCTGCTTGTAAAAAAACCGtcatttcttctttttgtttgacAGGTGCGCTTACTGTGTCGGGACGCTCTCGGGCCTGGGGGGCATGCGTCCCAAGTTCTCGATCAAGGTTTTGTGTTCTCTGCACGAACCACCCAACGTACGCACATCGAGGTGCGTCGTAAGCGGGTATGGGATTTCCTCTTTTGGAGGGGGAGTTCGATCTGAGAGCGGCGAGCTTTTGTCTCGGTCACCTACCAACGGGCGGcgtcccaaaaaaaaaaaaaaaaaaaaaaaaaaaaaaaaaaaaccctcccCCAAGAAAAAAttggattttcttttgtttttgttgaagttcaggaaaaaaaacatcttGTGTCCGATTGGAATTGCATCCCATCGTACCAAACCGCCATGCAACCGAACTTTATGGTCCTTGGTAGGGAAACTCGCCGGGCAAGTTTCAACATTTTTTGCGTTATCTTTGTCTTGATTTTCCGTCGCATCTCCCTCATCGGTTGGTGATTTTGTGTCTACCTTGCCCTTGGGATTCAGATGAACGTATTTTACCATGCTGACGAGACCAAGTACCAAACCAACATTTACCCAAAGGACGGGTTGGAAAATGACGGCAAGTTTGTGCACTGACCCCACTGACGGACCTAATGCTCGAGAATGAGTAAGATATTAGTTAACAAGTCAACATGGGACGTCGATTCTAGCTAGCAGGTCGCACAACAGGACGACGTGATAACGGATGTCCGCGAGCCCAGCGCGCCGTGGCTGTCAGGGAGGCAGAGCTGCCTGTCGTTTGATCGTCTACGTATATATAACGTATCGGTACGTCCTTTGAGTGACCGAGGCAGACGCGCTGTCGGGTTTTGTCCTAGATCGTGCCAAGAAGCCCTAGTCTTTCTTGAAGTATACCACGAATACtttgtttgtcttttttttcttccttttttttttcttttggtccACGTTTGAAGCCATGAGTCCATTCCTTCAAGCGTCAGACGACAACAACCCACTCTTCAAAGAGTCGTGTCAGGCGCTGGACCATGCCACCGAGTTTGCCAGAGACACCCTCGTCAACAAGGAGCACTGGTGCGGGTGGGTGCTCTCCAACGTGACGGTCACGGCAGAATGGATTTTCCTGCAGTACATCCTGGGGCTGGAGATGAGCAATGAGGACCGAAGGGGCTTCTTGAAGCATTTTACGTCGTCGCAGAGGCCCGACGGCAGCTGGTCCCTCGCCACGCAGACCACGACCGGGGGAGAGCTCTCCTGCACCATCGAGGCCTACCTTGCCCTCAAGATCCTGGGCGTCAGCCCCGAGGAGGACTACATGGTTCGCGCGCGCGACTACGTCCGGAGCCACGGGGGAGCCGAGAAGATGCGCATGCTCAGCAGGTTCCACCTGGCCATGTTTGGGCTGATCCCGTGGGCGGCGGTGCCCCAGATGCCGCCCGAGCTCATCTTCATGCCGTCGTGGTCCCTGGTCAACATTTACAAGTTCTCGTCCTGGGCCCGCTGCAACATTGTCGGCCTCTGCATGCTGCGGGTGCACGAGCCGCTCTATGCCCTCCCCAACGGCAAGCAGCTGGACAATGACTACCTCGACGAGCTGTGGCTGGACCCCTACCACAAGGCCATCCCTTATACGGTGCCGTACTTGCAGCTGATGCAGACCTCGCCGCTGGGCGTCTTGTTCCAGCTGGGCGACCTGTTCCTGTGGTTGCTGTCGTTCCTGGGCTTCTGGTTCCTGCGGCGGTGGGCTGTCTCGAGCAGCATACAGTGGACGCTGGACCACCAGGAACCGTCGGGCGACTGGGGCGGCATCTACCCGCCGATGCACCACAACATCCTGGCGCTGATGCTCGAGGGCTGGAGCCAGGACGACCCCGTCATTCAGAGGGGCATCGGGGCCTGCCAGAGGTTCCTGGCCGAGGACCCGGCCCACGGCAAGTGGATGCAGCCCAGCGTCTCGCCCGTGTGGGACACCTTTTTGATGATTCGCGCCGTGGCCGACGCCAAGACCACTGATGACGCCGACAAGCTGCTGGTCAAGCCCGTCGACTGGGTTCTGGCTCAGCAGATCGACGACGACCACATTGGCGACTGGCGCATCTACCGACCCGATATCCCCGCCGGCGGCTTCGCCTTTGAGTACTTTAACAAGTGGTACCCGGACGTCGACGACACCGCCGTGGGCGTCGTCGCCCTCATGCGCCACGACCCCAGCCTCGTCAACGACGACCGGATCCTCAAGGCCGCCGCCTGGACTCTCGGCATGCAGAACCGCGATTTCGGCTGGGCCGCCTTTGACGCCGACAACAACGCCTTTTACCTGCACGCCACCCCCTTTTCCGACATGGACAGCCTCACCGACAGCTCCACACCCGACGTCACGGGCCACGTGCTCGAGATGCTGGGGCTCATGTACCGGCTGGAGCGGCAGGGCCGGGTCAAGAGCCCCGAGATGCTCGCGTTCCTGTCGCAGTCGCACGGGGCCTGCGACAGGGGCCTCGGGTACCTTCTGGGCTCGCAGGAGGCGTTTGGCGGCTGGTACGGCCGGTGGGGCGTCAACTACATCTTTGGCACCAGCGCGGCGCTGTGCGCGTTGGCCTACTTTGCGGACCGCAAGGGCGTGAGGGGCAAGATGGCGGCGGGCGCCGACTGGCTGCGGTCGCGGCAGAACCCCGACGGCGGCTGGGGCGAGCTGCTCGAGTCGTACGACAACAAGGCGCTGGCCGGCAGGGGGAGGTCGACGCCCTCGCAGACCGCGTGGGCGCTGCAGGGCCTGCTGGAGCTCGAGGACCCGCGCGGCGAAGTCGTCGAGGCCGGCGTCAACTGGCTGCTCCGCCACCAGGTCACCAGCCCCagccgcaactcgggccgcGTCTCGGCCACCTGGCCCGAGGACGACTACACCGCCACCGGCTTCCCCGGCCACTTTTATCTCAAGTACGAGCTCTACTGCCACTACTTTCCCATGATGGCCCTGGCTAGATATAGGAGTTGCATTCAGGACGGTGCCTAGGACAAGGGACCATCTTGTGAGTAAACGTCTCGGAACCGCCAGAGACGataccgttgtttttattgcGAAGCGAGCAGGAGAGTTATTGCGGGTGCAGGGTCCCCCGAAGCTGTATTCTTTTCGGAGCCGCCCATTAGTAGAATCtgggtgttttttttgtacaGATTTATTGTCTTTGCAATTTTCTACAAGAGTTGGTTctggttttctttcttggtcagaTTAAAGGGGTGGTCTTTTTTCAGGGGGTGGCGCAGTACGTTTTTAGCTTTCGATCTTGCGCTCAGCAAGCTCAATTTTATCGCCCCTAATGGCGCCAACCAAAGGGTACATCTTTTTGTCGAACTGTCGAGCAACTATGCTGCGGTAATGCTCTTGTCCTCACACATAACCCTTTTGCGGCACTGTCAACCCGAGTAAAGCCGTAGTCCTGGGGAGACGCAGCGAGACATCAAAGCTCGAAGTTCCAATGATTGACCGCCCGGAGAGACATCTGCACTTTTATTGTGATCCCTGGGGCCATGTTCTCCGAGAAAAAAACATTTCGTACATGGGATTTACTACGCAAAATAAACCTCAAGGTACAATCATTAGCCAAATATCACCACTCAGCCCCTAACCTTGAATCGGTAATGCTCGCCCCGGTCCAAATACACCACCCTATCCCTCTTCCCCTGCCCGTCAACCTCCTTTTTAAAATCCTCTAGCGGCGACAAAAACACATCATAATCGTCATAGTGGATGGGTATGGTGATTTCCGGGTCGAGCAGCCGCATCAGCTGCAGCCCCTGCTCCGCATCCATCGTGACCATCAACAACGGCAACGACGGGCCGGGGATCGTGGTGCCCCCCAGGTGAACCAGCATCAGGTCTATGCGCTTGTCGCCGAGCCACTCTGGGATTTTCTTGAGATCGTCCACCATGAGCGTGTCGCCCGAGATGTAGATGCGGTAGCCCGTCTCCATCGCCCCCTCGTCGCCGTCCCCCGCGGAGGGCCGGTAGCCCAGCTCCAGCATCCAGCCGTTGGTCGGCGGCACGGCCTGCAGCACCTCGTTGGCAGCCGACAGCACACCCGGCGGGACGTGCCTGCCCGGCATCCCCGTGACCTTGATCGCAGGCCGCCTGTGCCTTTCCCCCGCGGCAGACGACGACGCGTCGTCAATGTCGAGCAGCAGGTCCTGGAACAAATCCAGCCCCCAGACCCGGCGGAAcggctcgtcctcggcgcCCCCGGCAGCCAGGCACGATCTTGCGTGCGGCGTCGTGACGATGGTAAAGTCGCGGTTCAGCGAGTCCTCGACCAGCCGGTCAAAGTGGTCCTCGTGGTAGTGCGAGAGCAGGATCGCGTCgagcggcggcagcgcctCGAGCTCGACCGCCGGGTCCGTCCTCCGCCGCGCGCTCACCCCCGGCCCCAGGTGGACGTGGTCGCCGGCGTGCAGAAAGTTGGGGTCCGTGAGGATGCGCACGCCCTGCCACTCGAGGATC
Proteins encoded in this region:
- a CDS encoding squalene-hopene cyclase codes for the protein MTATSDDNNPLFKESCQALDHATEFARDTLVNKEHWCGWVLSNVTVTAEWIFLQYILGLEMSNEDRRGFLKHFTSSQRPDGSWSLATQTTTGGELSCTIEAYLALKILGVSPEEDYMVRARDYVRSHGGAEKMRMLSRFHLAMFGLIPWAAVPQMPPELIFMPSWSLVNIYKFSSWARCNIVGLCMLRVHEPLYALPNGKQLDNDYLDELWLDPYHKAIPYTVPYLQLMQTSPLGVLFQLGDLFLWLLSFLGFWFLRRWAVSSSIQWTLDHQEPSGDWGGIYPPMHHNILALMLEGWSQDDPVIQRGIGACQRFLAEDPAHGKWMQPSVSPVWDTFLMIRAVADAKTTDDADKLLVKPVDWVLAQQIDDDHIGDWRIYRPDIPAGGFAFEYFNKWYPDVDDTAVGVVALMRHDPSLVNDDRILKAAAWTLGMQNRDFGWAAFDADNNAFYLHATPFSDMDSLTDSSTPDVTGHVLEMLGLMYRLERQGRVKSPEMLAFLSQSHGACDRGLGYLLGSQEAFGGWYGRWGVNYIFGTSAALCALAYFADRKGVRGKMAAGADWLRSRQNPDGGWGELLESYDNKALAGRGRSTPSQTAWALQGLLELEDPRGEVVEAGVNWLLRHQVTSPSRNSGRVSATWPEDDYTATGFPGHFYLKYELYCHYFPMMALARYRSCIQDGA
- a CDS encoding Lactamase_B domain-containing protein produces the protein MSPTNQITLNPARREDLLRGGAKKQQQQQQQEKAAKLPLGKQHTHPRGSSTGDEDGSVSFVGTATTILEWQGVRILTDPNFLHAGDHVHLGPGVSARRRTDPAVELEALPPLDAILLSHYHEDHFDRLVEDSLNRDFTIVTTPHARSCLAAGGAEDEPFRRVWGLDLFQDLLLDIDDASSSAAGERHRRPAIKVTGMPGRHVPPGVLSAANEVLQAVPPTNGWMLELGYRPSAGDGDEGAMETGYRIYISGDTLMVDDLKKIPEWLGDKRIDLMLVHLGGTTIPGPSLPLLMVTMDAEQGLQLMRLLDPEITIPIHYDDYDVFLSPLEDFKKEVDGQGKRDRVVYLDRGEHYRFKVRG